The genomic stretch GTCGGGGAAGTTGTCGGCCATATCATGAATCAATGGGATTCCCCTTGTTGATCtgctcgtcgtcgtggtcgttctGTAGGGCGTTGAGCTTCTCCTTCTCGGCCCTGAGTTCCTCGGCCTCCTTGATCCAGAGGTCAGCGAACTCGCAGTTTCTGTATCGGTCGAACCACGGCCCGCCGCAGGTGTAGTGCAGTGCCTTGGGCTGCGTGGCCGGATCGTCGGGGTCGACCTTGTTGTGCCCGACGAGGAAGTTCCAGACGAACGGCACCTCCCCGATCTCGTGGTCCTCAAGCCAGGAGAATCGGTGGAGGAAGGCGCCGGTCTGGGTGCTGACGGCGTCGGGGGTGAGCGCGGCGATGTTCTTGGGGTGCGCGCAGTTGTAGAGCACCATGGAGGACCAGTTCTTGCGCGGGTAGGCGGTCTGGATGGCGCCGTCCATCTTGGTGGCCTCGGCGGGCTGGTACTCGTGCTTGAcgcagacgacggcgaggctgtcGGCGGAGGGGTCGGAGGAGGAAGGgggaatggcggcggcggcgaggaggtcggCGACGTCGGCGAGGTAGAGGAAGTCGCAGTCGACGAAGAGCGCCCAGCCGCGGTAGCCCGCGAGGTAGGGCGTGAGGAAGCGCGTGAAGGAGAACTCGGTGCTCTCGGTGGGGCCCCTGGCGCGGCGGTAGAGCCCCGCGGCGCGCAGGTCCGGCTGGCGGATGGGGCGCACGTCGAGCGGCACCGTGGCGTGGCGGAGCAGGCTGCGCCGGCACACCTCGTACGCCTCGTGCTCCCGCGGGTCGTAGCCGACGAAGACCCGGAACGGCtccggcgaggacggcggcggcggcatggccTGGATCTGGGCGGTGGTGGGGGGAATGGGAAGGAGGAGGCGGGCGCGGGATTTAATGGATCGGGGAGGCGAGGTGGGGGATGGAACTAAAGATGGCAAATGGCGAGAGAGATGGGTAATCTTTGAGGTTTGGAATCAAATCTGAGCTAATCTATTGGCTGCTCCTGCATTGATGCGTGGGGCCAAGGGGGCGGGGCCCGATACACAGTGAGACGGTTTTGTTCGTCGGTGGAGGATTGACAGCTAGATGGGGAGATGGCGGTAAAGCCGGGAAACAACCATGGTCACGGTTTGCCGGCGACGCGGCCGCGTGCGGTGGCGAGGCGGCGCCGCGGCGGGCGTATGATTTTGCTGGGGCTCGGGATGCGGCACGGCACGGGCGGGAACGTGGAAACAGGGGGCCCGGATTAGATAGAGTGCGCTGCACCTGCGCGGCCATGTGCTTCGGTGCAAGAGCATTTCTAGGGGCCGGTTTCTCGCGACATGGTTTCTTGAGAAAAAAATTGGTCCATTGCTTGATGTGTCATGTCCTTTTTCCGCACCGCACGAGTTTTAAAGCAGCTTAAATATTAGTCCATCAGACACACTTGATATGGGTGTTGTTTCGCGTGCAGGCGCTGGCGAACACACCGTGCCCTCTCGTCTGCACGTGTTGGGAAGCGCGAGAGATGGGACGTTCCACATTAACTTTCCACTCCACTCCTCTCACCGCCCAAAAATCACTATCGCCTCCTCTGCACctccgccaccatggccggcgtaATTCCACCATTTCCTCCTTCGCCAGGAAGCCCCTCGTCGTGCGCTGCCAGTCCGTGTAGGAGCATTGGGTGGCGAACCAGATCGAAAGGCTAGTTCCCGTTGATGGCGGcatcttgcacatcatttctacgATTTGTCTCTGCAATGTCATGGACATGATCTAGTTGAGTTGTCTGCAATGCCATGGACATGAGCTCACTTATATGTCCATTTGCTGACAAggttgtgttgacgtcagaaacccactggcgggcagagacgggcaacaccgtagagccgggaacaactagggctgcggctggccctagtcc from Lolium rigidum isolate FL_2022 chromosome 4, APGP_CSIRO_Lrig_0.1, whole genome shotgun sequence encodes the following:
- the LOC124647585 gene encoding protein CDI-like codes for the protein MAAQVQRTLSNPGPLFPRSRPCRAASRAPAKSYARRGAASPPHAAASPANRDHVPSPTSPPRSIKSRARLLLPIPPTTAQIQAMPPPPSSPEPFRVFVGYDPREHEAYEVCRRSLLRHATVPLDVRPIRQPDLRAAGLYRRARGPTESTEFSFTRFLTPYLAGYRGWALFVDCDFLYLADVADLLAAAAIPPSSSDPSADSLAVVCVKHEYQPAEATKMDGAIQTAYPRKNWSSMVLYNCAHPKNIAALTPDAVSTQTGAFLHRFSWLEDHEIGEVPFVWNFLVGHNKVDPDDPATQPKALHYTCGGPWFDRYRNCEFADLWIKEAEELRAEKEKLNALQNDHDDEQINKGNPIDS